tcaaatacacttgaactttatgtatagacataaacatggattaagtttcAAGTTAATatatagcccaaatagtctatagtgtatgaataaggttggacgccttattctgtATAAACACTATGTATGCGGCCCGcttcgtagttagtacaaacgatgtaatcctgaattgttcaagcagagacatgggagtgggggcatcctatgtaaatggtttgcataagactggaaccacgaaatagtcacttttcgttataacaccgtaaattataaactgactatttcatttatgatgacctaggtaacttgatcttaatcctgagctaactatgaacttctgttcattcggtagtatccttagatctgcataggtgaggacaactcatcatcgctggcccaataagcctcccatttcagggataagaccgagtggatagctagggacatagggtgtaagacaaaattcactcctacccatttccgggatagtagataggttgttcccttaaggactgaatccaagtcttgaacaaggggtcccaccttctcattggcccgagaaggattcaggtttataggttggaccttaaaccaattgttcaatagtagatcagtgggtcttaaggagcaagatgtaatctcgggagtaaaatggtattttgacccagccaagattacaaataacctgtgaaggatcaatttactcatcatggttatatcaggtggatagaaatatatttatagtgaggggagtacaacgaagagtctttagtggaatgactctttagttaacgaatgttgattaagcttggtctaaaagagtttagctagttaatctcgaatcgttggaacccatgatctataggtccattaggtacttctactagctcatatggattcaactaagaacaaaatgttgaagtaactcgatttgttcgaattaagaaaagagagagaaaccgacaaatatataagatataagtcggtagaaataaactttaagctttgtgtttaaatatgatttaaataaatatgaatatagattcatatttaaaagcttgaaaagttttgaaacggtcaaagttgtaaaagtcaacttgttgacttttaactttgagaaacaaaactttgaccggatttatattcaaatatgatttgaattttaagaaaatgaatatggattcatactcgagagattagaattagtttagacggaaaaatagtaaaaagtcaaaaagttgacttttgactatgaaatgtcaaagtttgactttgacttaattgatcaaatgaccaaaatgcccctttgactaattattttattaattatgaattaatgggaaatgtggcagattattgtgaatttgaagccactaatttcattatgaattaatagattaattaggtgttgaacatatatgtaataatttacaagcaatttgcatgtaaatatcatataaaacatttctcattacagaatgagagatgatgatgtttttcttaaaaaaaccaCCTAAACGATATACTACCTCCTTCTTTCTctctaagttttacttcacaaaatcGAGTCCCACAACTTCGTTCTAGGGTCCTGagcttagtaggtcaacttagtggttgtccttgctcgtgatattcaggcagagaagaaaaaggatcgaagaagaagttcagaacaataaaaggtaagttcatcgtttaccttttaggcTTTTCGTTTAGGTTCATCGCATAGCATGTGCATGTTGATTTCTAAActgtttagatgcatatagagtaaagcatgaaaTTTTTCCTTCTGCCGCAGCATGTCTCTTATTGTTTTTTCCATCAGGTTTAAACCTTTAAATTCAATTTGATTGGTTTGATTTATCGGTCTATCACCCTCACCACTAACTTACatggaataaaaataataagacGGAAGAAAGAGTTCAATAAGTTATAGGTTCAagataaagaaatagtaaaAACATTGATTGGATGCATGTAAGAAGGAATGCAATTTCACCTATTCCACTATCATCCTAATATCTAAACTTATGTTAGGTAAATAAGCAAATATCCACGTAAACAAACACACACTCTCTCTTTGGAAACTTAATTGTAGTGAGGAAGTGAGTGGTTGAGTAGTGCAAAAGTTATGGTTTGGCCAAACTCAGCCCGCATTAATTGCTACTACTATTCAGTATACACATACCAATATTAATTTAACACTTGCCTTGTGAAAAGTGCATCCTTGGATCACCCAACCAACACTTTTTTCTCCCCTTTATTTCTCTCTCCTTTGAATTACCATTACATGCTTTCTCTTGGATCACTAAGCtcattgaaaattgaattgaatgCAAGGACTTTTTATAAAATATGGGTTAAATGGGGAATTGAAGATGAAGTTGTATCGTGGGGTATTGAGTGTAAAGTGGGCAATGTTGACATTAATAATGTCATCAAATATTCATATATGTGTGATATGATGCCTAATGATAGTTCAACACAaagtcaacatattttattatatggttttaagttagaattttgaaattttggaattttggaattttggtgaGCCAGTTCTCATCATGCCAGAACTATTGTCCCACTTACCTCTCaagataagaaaaaaagataacTTGAAAGTGAGTGAGTTCAACTTCCTCTCTTTAGTACTTTTTATATGTCTATTTGAAATTCTTGTCCTTTAATCTTGGACTTACCAGTTagattgaaaatgtaatatccttttttttttttttttttttttttaagattactATGTTTCAGATTAGTTTACGCCAAAAAGGACCATTTAATTTTGTAGTTGaaaattcataaaatttaatttttatgttttgagTTGGTAGTTAGAATGAACAATTGTGTTATCAATGTTTATATTATCTAGTAGGAGGTGTTAATCTAACTAAAACTGTACTTCGAcctaaacaaatatatatatatatatatatatatatataatattttatatgtatGAGTGTTTGGTCAACTTACGCACACCTAATTCTTAAGTAAGTGACTACCTTAGATTAAACCCAtgactttttattttatatattaatttagtGTAGAATGTGATTtatcaaattgaataaaaaatttgaCCAGTTGAGGAGTTTGACATGAAAATACAACAAatatgtcaaaaaaaaaaaaaaaaactataaagaTGTGAATGAAATATTAGTAATAATGATTTATTACTTATTTAAGAAAGACATCAATTTTGGTGTTGACATAgttgaagaaattaaaaattttggaTGATCCAGTTATTTCCCACTGTTACAACTTTTGCTAATCTAAAAATTTGTATCAAGAGAAGAGGCCTTGTGTTCTTAATAACTCATTTATTCATAATTCAAGTAGATGATAACCCAAAAGCCTCTCCTCTCCATCCCAAAAGTACAAGGATATCAGTTCTCTTCTGTTTTCTTCAACAATTATACAAGTTGTAAAAAATCTCCTTTGATGATGATATCATGAGCTTCTCAATCGCTATTCCCATGCTTCCAAGCACTCATGCGGATTCGAGTAGAAATAATCTTCTTCCTTAGGCCGATCTGGAATGACAACTCGTGTCTTTGAGCTCCCATTATGATCAGAGTGACCTTCCTTCATTGCTGAAGAAAACTCGTCCCAACCCAACAACCCATTGCTATACTGATCTATTAAGCTAACTACCAACTTTCTGTCGAGAAGAACGGTTTTTTTGAATCCCAAGAATctgagagataaaaaaaatatattattgaataaaCATGAATCCTGAGATCATTCCACTCCAACTGGTTTAATTACATGAAATGCTTACAAACAAATTTACTAGACAGCAGTTGTTGCTTACCTACGATGTCCTTCGACAACTTTTGCCATGTTCCCATCATACGTAGGAACGTAAATATCACTCTCCAATGACACGAGATAATCCAATGCAGCCATTTGCGATGAACGATTCTGAAAGAACCTCAAGTCCGATGGTTTCAGCAATGTCTCTTTTCTGACCTGTGTTTGTAGAAGATTGCATAAATTTTCAAGAGCCTACTCAATTTATGCAGAATTTAAATAATTCAACTTCTAGTTTCATCAACTGACCAGATTAGGGAAAGCAGATGCCAGACTTTCCATCCTTCTTTCTCCACCATATATTTCTCCAGAAGCAATGTATATTTGAACATTACGATCGACCCCGAGTGCACTTAAAACTAGCGAAGTTTCTTCAGGAGTCAATGGACACAAACCTTCCTTCCTTTTCAGCTCAGAATCGATAACTTTCTCCTTCCACCACGAATAAGCATATCTAAACAATGATAATGTAGATGTCGTGAAGAGACAGTTATTTAGGGTACACGAAACAAAAGTCCATCTAAATGAACAAAAGAGACAATACCTCATTCTCGTGAGTTCGTCGACTTCCTCATTGGTGCAACCACGGGTGCAGCCAGAGAAGGCTAGCATATCCATTTCATATCTAAGATGAAGAACCAAGAATGGTCCTTTATTTCTCAGCAtttgaacaacttttcttcccAGTTCCTCAATTTGAGAAGTAAATTTCAGGGCATTAAAATTTACCCGACATCGTAACTTCTGAACCTCAATCGGCAGTCCATTATTGGAAAGTCGAGCATCGGTTTTATTCAAATGTAGAACTTTATACTTTTGGACCAATGGAAGAATCTGCAGTCGCACAAGACCAAAAGATCATCCGTCAAGTAAAAGAAATTTAAACAGAAAAAATTCCAAGAATCTCTCTTATCATGAACATGAATCCAACCTGATTAAGGTAATATGACATGTTTGACCAACTAATAGGTGACAGCGAGTAAATCATTCTCGACTCAAATCTTCGTTCAAGCCTTGGCGGTAGCTTTCTCAATATTCGAACCTGATCTCTCAACGACAATATGAAATGATCTAAGTCGAAAATGTCTTCAAAGTCACTAACAAAACAAGAAAGTATAACACATTAAAAAGATATATAACTAATCAAAACTGAAGGGTAAATTTGAAATAAGAGATAGAGCGTAGATTCCAAAAACACACCTGGGGTCATCCCAAAAGGAAGTTTTATCCAAATTAGGAACAATTAGAGTAAGATTCAAGTATCTGGCAATGGCAACCATGTCACAGATCTACAAACAATGGCAGAGTTCTAATAAACAATCAGAAAACAGAGAATCAACAGTTCCTAGTGTCAATCATTTGGTACGAGAAAAAAACGAACTCACCGCTGCTCTCATTTGGTTGAGTCCTCCATTGCAAGAAACCATGAGATAGCCATTGCTTTTGTAAACCCCTGTGAGAAACAGACACCAAAAATTTGTAAGGAACAGATCataaagtgaaaaatggggaaGAATTAGAACTTGGAGCTTACTTTTTGGTGGAAGAAAAACTTTgtaaggaagagaagaagatgaagactGAAGAGCCATGGGAGAATCAAAATGGCAACAACGCGAAGGCCAAGTAATGAAGAGCTTTGGCCTCCATAGTTCCCCTAAAGCCATAAGCTGAACAAAACAAGTCCATAGCAGCACTGTTGTAATAGCCCTCGTCATCCATACCTTCATTCTAGACCTCGAAACAGTAATCGAGTTCTTCAACTTATCAACCTTCTCTTCATCAGAAAATCTAAAGCCCATTTCCCAATAATGGCTATAATGGCTCTTGTGATCAGATTCCTTCATTTTACACATTGAGATTTACAAACCCAAACCACCCCACTTGTCAAAATAGCTTGAAATTACAAATGGGAAGTCGAAAGAGAATGAGGATAATCAGTGAATCCCTATTATAAGTATAAATAATTCCATCCTGAAATTGGGAACCCAGAAGTTAATTAACACAATGGACTGCATTTTTAAGGTATGAATGGTAGTAATTTGCGTAATAGGACAAAAAATTGGAGGTTTTGAAAGGAATTGGGATGTAAAAGAGAATGTAATGGGAAGTGAGAGTGAAAATTATTGAGAAAGAGAGAGTGGGATAAGGGGAGAGTAGAAATAGAGAGACTGTGAGATAAAAAGGCATAAATCAAGGCGGAGGCGTTGCTTTGAGATAGAAGAGGTCATGGTCGTGGATGAACTGAAGCCGTAAAGATTGTCTATTTCGAtcgaatttttttttgttggcaTGGCCATTGACAAGTGacaatcttttttcttttttctttttctttttcttttcttttcttttctttttggaagTATATACTTAATTGCATTTGGAGTACGATAATGTTGGAGTGGAAGTTAACTAGGTTTGATCATCACTTTAAGGTGTGagtttaaaaattaagtttattttcttttgatgatttttattttttaattataagaGCTGAATGTTTAGCtaaatttcaaaactaaattaaaatttaaaatattttcatctcTAGTGATTAGGTTAGGCAAGTCTACTTACTTATCCAAAaagtctattttttttttcatttttttatgttgtGGGTAAGTCAATGATTTTCATCTTGTAAGTATACATCTTAGATACAAACCATCTAATCTAACGTACTAATCTTAGATTTCATAACTTAATTCAACACCTCCTATCATTATTTCAAAAAGTTTTCAAGCTACTTTTGTTTTTACATATATTGTGGTCAAAAATCCTATATTTGATAAGTTAAATTTGGagagaaattagaattaaaGTATAAATTAAACTAGAAAGTGAACACAGACATTCCCATCACCAAATTATGTGTAAGAACATTGTCATCTTAAAAGCTTGGAGTAATctaaataagtaaatatatcACCCATGAAAATAGATACGTCACAAGGATCAGCCTCTTTTGACAAATACAAAGACAATAGTTAAATTCTTTATATCTTACAAAtacaaatattcaaattttttttaataatgttattttttttaaactattacAAAAATAGAATTGATGCaaaaatattgtcaaaaatagggcAGTAAAGTTGTGTACCTAGACTGGGCCTATGACTTTGCATTGAAGTTGTGTACCTAATACATGGCGCCGCTTAACTGTCTGTCCTGTGTGGTAATCAACGTTGTCATGTTCCAAATGCACAGAGTCGTGGATTGAGTACATGACTCCAATGCCGAGTTGTGTACTCGGTCCACAATTTCAAAAGAGAGTCATGTACCTGGTACACGACTTTCTCGATTCTAATAACCTTACAACTCTTTTGACAGAAGCAGTGTTTTGGTTTTCCGTCGTTGAGCCATCTCTCCTTTTTGCCGCTGTCAACGTCTTCTCCCCCCTTTGTCGCAACGTTAATCATTCATTGTTTAAGAGTTCTAAGGTATgtttattttatcttttctatatatattttgatttgtacagtgtaaatgagattaattttgttgagattttgtcaaaaagattttatgagactatcttttattaatgagttatttaattccaaaaaaaaaaaaagatcctCCTTTATCTTAggaatcttatattattatattttttagattATCCTTGAGAAAATATACATATACACTACGGAACTTGTGGGTTCTGGTACGACTAACAAACGAAGAAAGCTTTTTGGAGTTGTTAGTGGAATCTGTATTGCAATAACTATGAGTAAAAGAAGATAGTGCGATTATTTATCTATGGTCTCAACGTATTGATCTGTGATGATTCTTATGATGAGTAATGAGAAAGACGAAGCAGTGATTCGAGTGGTCACAGTAAACTTCAGAAGAGTATGAAGATATCATCGAAGAGATTCACTCATACATTTAGGGAGAGCCTGAAGTCAGACATCGTTGAGAAGGATTtctcatgcattcagggggagtCTGGAATCTGAGGCTAATAAGCATgttaaatagtcatatagttgaacagagtTCATATGCTGTATCGATATATACTGACTAAGTATGAATCATAATAATACTACTCATCAGGGTTGTGCGTAGCTCCCCAAAACGTAGGCATTATTGGCCGAACtaggttgtaacgccccaaaaaataagataatttgggacataattatcttagttttgtttaattagatttaatttattgggcgttattttaaatttatttaatgagaattatttgatttgtatgggaattgaaattaattaaatattttttggatgaatatttaataaattagaggttttggcatgtggtgtttgttgagtttttgattaaatggtaggttaaaagaattaagtaaagttgtggatttttagtgttgttgaagttgaatttaattaaataattatggatgttatttaattaaattaaggggtggaaagtttgttggagatttaataattatatgtatatgtggaaatatatataattattatgttaaaggaaaagataattatatttgttaaaatataattatttaaggaaaagataattgtattctgtagaaaggatatttaacaagggagaaaaggtaaaataattatattttaggtaaatataattatatttattttcgagaaagataaataataattaattattgtggaagataattaattattttggagaaagataaataataattaattattgtagaagataattaattattctgcagaaagataaatcttgattatggagtgaagttgttatggttgggttaagataattaatGTTGGAAgttgatttattggaaaagatttgattgactaaattaattgaagatttaagttaatgtgagattttggagggaaaagttggttttggtggaattggatttaattgagtatatatatatggatatatatattcaattaataatttggaaaagtgtagttaattatattatggaatataattatatttgtttggaaaagaagaaaatccatgaggagagagatggttgatttgattggacgaaaaaaaaaatatttatttaaaagagaggatgatggtttaaataaatatatatatttattgtgattttggtgagagaaaaataataataataaaaaagtattattattattattaatggttacaaatgcctaagattttgtgcatttaagacatttatttaggaaagataatggaaataaagatatatgtatatatttggtattatatatatatatatcctaaaaggaaaaggaaaaagaaataataataataaatattattgttattatttgggtctataaataacattggaatgcttaagctaaaaagtaaaggaaagagaaaaaggttcttcatcttcttctctaagataaccctctgctgtcgccgcctcacaAGTTGTaattaagattggtctctttggaaagcTTGAGGATTTGAAGTGATGAATTTTTACCATCAAgaataagaggatttttcaacctccatctaagtaaccttggtaagccaatgaaattaaattaatattttattaatttaattttagatctatttgaggtttctttaaaggttcaattggctaattttttttaagatttaaatcttggatttttcccaatcaaggttgaattggtttcaaccccttttgtttgagaagttaattaatttgggagaatttatggatgttagccaattgctaatttcattaattaagatactgagtgtTCCtattatgattaggatcaagttaattggagatttTTTTACTGTCACctagggagtactttgtttggctaaaatctcaaggtaagagattctactactagaccttcgaactaaatttaagagactgcatgtatttacgattatgcattgatggtagctaagatgcataatgcggTGCTATAGACgatgattgatattataattgatgatgatgactgatactATGATTGACAGTGATGACTGGTATGTTTATGatatttatgatacatgatatattaatcacatgaataaggacgttatgattaatattcatgtcatgttatgatttTTATAATGTTACATGttttggattgtggtgtgtctgttaacttgtCTGTTAAGCTTTTACCCCAACTATATTGTTgtcctatctatggggtcactcgcacgactaggggtgttcctacgggatcactcgcacgattaggggtgtacctacggatcacatgcaTGGTTAGGTgcagttatattgtgtatacggggtcactcgcacaactaggggt
This region of Cucumis melo cultivar AY chromosome 7, USDA_Cmelo_AY_1.0, whole genome shotgun sequence genomic DNA includes:
- the LOC103495707 gene encoding rhamnogalacturonan I rhamnosyltransferase 1-like produces the protein MCKMKESDHKSHYSHYWEMGFRFSDEEKVDKLKNSITVSRSRMKVWMTRAITTVLLWTCFVQLMALGELWRPKLFITWPSRCCHFDSPMALQSSSSSLPYKVFLPPKRVYKSNGYLMVSCNGGLNQMRAAICDMVAIARYLNLTLIVPNLDKTSFWDDPSDFEDIFDLDHFILSLRDQVRILRKLPPRLERRFESRMIYSLSPISWSNMSYYLNQILPLVQKYKVLHLNKTDARLSNNGLPIEVQKLRCRVNFNALKFTSQIEELGRKVVQMLRNKGPFLVLHLRYEMDMLAFSGCTRGCTNEEVDELTRMRYAYSWWKEKVIDSELKRKEGLCPLTPEETSLVLSALGVDRNVQIYIASGEIYGGERRMESLASAFPNLVRKETLLKPSDLRFFQNRSSQMAALDYLVSLESDIYVPTYDGNMAKVVEGHRRFLGFKKTVLLDRKLVVSLIDQYSNGLLGWDEFSSAMKEGHSDHNGSSKTRVVIPDRPKEEDYFYSNPHECLEAWE